The window AGTCCGTCGCGACGGCTCATCTGAAGCGTGTGGGTGCCTACCTGGCTCCAGGTGCAGCATATGAGAAGGTGCCGTACGCGGATAAGGACTATCCACTGAAGGCAAGCGTGATTATTCCGGTCAACGATAGACCCGAGTTCATCGGAGACGCGATTGAGTCCGTGTTGCGGCAAACGATTCCTGAAGTGGAGGTGATCGTCGTCGTCAATGGAGGCGATGCTGACCCCACCATCCCGGTGGTCAAATCATACCAGGAGGGCGGATCGAATTTTCGCCCCGACGCTCCAAACGTGCAGTTGCTGGTCGTAGATGTTAACAACATCGGATACTGCCTTAATTCCGGACTGAGGCTGGCGCGCGGCAAGTTTTATGTCCAGTTGGACTCCGACGATCAGCTGGCCGAGGACGCGGTGGAGAAGATTCTGGCGGTGTACAAGCAGGACGCGACCATTGGTATGGTGATTGGTTCGTACGAAGTGTGGGAGAAGCAGGCCGACGGGAATATCATCCGCATGGAGTCAATGCCGGTCGTGACCCACGATGAGTGGACCGAAGAGAATGGGCGTAATAATCTGCTGCGGATAAATGGCGCAGGTGCACCCCGCTCATTCTACGTTGAGGTTGCGCGTGATCTTGGATATCTGGATATGAACGTCAGTCCGTCTGCGCGTAACTATGGAGAGGACTACGATTTCGTGCTCAGGATGATTGAGAAACATCGCATGGGTCGCGTGTGGGATCCGATCTACAAGGTGATTCGCCACGGCGGCGGTACCGATCACAACATTGACCAGGCGACGGTCGACAGGAACAACAACGCAAAGGACCATATGCGTTTTGAGGCGATTCGGCGAAGGCAGAAAATGAATGAGGTTCTGAATGGCTGATGTTGTTCTGATCGGTGTCGACGGTGGCGCGAGCAAGGTCCTTGCCCACCGCGTGGATATTCTGGAGGACCCCCTTCGATTTGCGCCGGTCGAGCCCATCGTTGAGGTGAGCTACGACGACTCGGAGCGGTATCA of the Rhodothermales bacterium genome contains:
- a CDS encoding glycosyltransferase family 2 protein, with protein sequence MLLINVASHPVRLKDSAIDLLEMVADVSPGWSMVYSDYEVDTDGQLSEEHLLDHHAGRVRESMDYGSVWLISTAALARALPLQPDVRQHMLYDLRLRLSEQGRMVHIASRYAGGTYTVSKTRQGQNVFDYLLQSKESQLELESVATAHLKRVGAYLAPGAAYEKVPYADKDYPLKASVIIPVNDRPEFIGDAIESVLRQTIPEVEVIVVVNGGDADPTIPVVKSYQEGGSNFRPDAPNVQLLVVDVNNIGYCLNSGLRLARGKFYVQLDSDDQLAEDAVEKILAVYKQDATIGMVIGSYEVWEKQADGNIIRMESMPVVTHDEWTEENGRNNLLRINGAGAPRSFYVEVARDLGYLDMNVSPSARNYGEDYDFVLRMIEKHRMGRVWDPIYKVIRHGGGTDHNIDQATVDRNNNAKDHMRFEAIRRRQKMNEVLNG